Proteins co-encoded in one Xanthomonas campestris pv. badrii genomic window:
- the zwf gene encoding glucose-6-phosphate dehydrogenase, producing the protein MHNTLILFGATGDLAQRYLFPSLLRLFIDGLLPEDFRVRALALSPHDTDAFREVLRPRLTEALPIATPEQIAALLQRIDYRSVDLRNAESVADAVRELASRRIVSYLAIPPGLYISTCQGLALGGALAAPHRLMLEKPIGHDSDSAREILQSIGALIDEDRVFRLDHYLGKAAVQNLVALRFGNTLLEAVWNRTYIESVQILVAESEGVDGRDAYYARSGALRDMVQSHILQLLCLVAMEPPASLEADRIRDEKVKVLRALRPMTAEHAAHDSVRGRYTAGTINGQPAQAYHPPEGSDVETFVAVTAHIDNWRWAGVPFHLCTGKRLAERSTRIVVTLKPVTHWLFERPDRQNAVPNRLTFQLQPQENIELGLMSSLAGPEWGAIELQPLELELSVPTGLHRRIAYERLFVDAFNGNPALFVRDDEVKAAWAWIDSVSDAWAAAQLPLQPYPAGSWGPDIAAPFLPPATDAQGNNA; encoded by the coding sequence ATGCACAACACCCTGATCCTGTTCGGCGCCACCGGCGATCTTGCCCAGCGCTATCTGTTTCCTTCCCTGCTGCGACTGTTCATCGATGGCCTGCTGCCGGAAGACTTCCGCGTGCGTGCGCTGGCGTTGTCGCCGCACGACACCGATGCGTTCCGCGAGGTGCTGCGCCCGCGCCTGACCGAAGCGCTGCCGATCGCCACACCCGAGCAGATCGCCGCGCTGCTGCAGCGGATCGACTACCGCTCGGTGGACCTGCGCAATGCCGAGTCGGTGGCCGATGCGGTCCGTGAGCTGGCAAGCCGCCGCATCGTCAGCTACCTGGCGATTCCGCCGGGCCTGTACATCAGCACCTGCCAGGGCCTGGCCCTGGGGGGCGCTCTGGCCGCGCCGCACCGGCTGATGCTGGAAAAGCCGATCGGCCACGACTCGGACAGCGCCCGCGAGATCCTGCAGTCGATCGGCGCCTTGATCGACGAAGACCGCGTGTTCCGCCTGGACCACTACCTGGGCAAGGCGGCGGTGCAGAACCTGGTGGCGCTGCGCTTCGGCAACACCCTGCTGGAGGCGGTCTGGAACCGCACCTATATCGAATCGGTGCAGATCCTGGTGGCCGAAAGCGAAGGCGTGGACGGGCGCGATGCCTACTACGCCCGCTCCGGTGCGCTGCGCGACATGGTGCAGAGCCATATCCTGCAGCTGCTGTGCCTGGTGGCGATGGAGCCGCCGGCCTCGCTGGAAGCCGACCGCATCCGCGACGAGAAGGTCAAGGTACTGCGTGCACTGCGCCCGATGACCGCCGAGCATGCCGCACATGACAGCGTGCGCGGCCGCTACACCGCCGGCACCATCAATGGCCAGCCCGCGCAGGCCTACCACCCGCCGGAAGGCAGCGACGTGGAAACCTTCGTCGCGGTGACCGCGCATATCGACAACTGGCGCTGGGCCGGGGTGCCGTTCCATCTGTGCACCGGCAAGCGCCTGGCCGAGCGCTCCACCCGTATCGTGGTGACGCTCAAGCCGGTGACGCATTGGCTATTCGAGCGGCCCGACCGGCAGAATGCGGTGCCCAACCGCCTCACCTTCCAGCTGCAGCCGCAGGAAAACATCGAGCTGGGCCTGATGAGCAGCCTGGCTGGCCCGGAATGGGGCGCGATCGAACTGCAGCCGCTGGAACTGGAACTGTCGGTGCCCACCGGCCTGCACCGCCGCATCGCCTATGAGCGCCTGTTCGTGGATGCCTTCAACGGCAACCCGGCGCTGTTCGTGCGCGACGACGAGGTCAAGGCCGCCTGGGCCTGGATCGACAGCGTCAGCGATGCCTGGGCCGCGGCCCAACTTCCCCTGCAGCCCTACCCGGCCGGCAGCTGGGGCCCGGACATCGCTGCCCCATTCCTGCCTCCCGCCACCGACGCACAGGGAAACAACGCATGA